The genomic interval ATCGAGCAGGGTGGCAATGGTGATGGAGGCAGGCCGGCGGACGCTGAGATAGTCCTTGAGATAGTGCAGCGTGACACCGCTGTCGAGAATGTCCTCAACGAGGATGATGTCACGGCCCTCGATGTCCTGATTCAGATCCTTGTTGATCTTCACGGCGCCGGTGGTCGTGGTCTGGTTGCCGTAGGACGACACAGCCATGAAATCGACCGAGCACGGGATGGTCACGCTGCGCATCAGGTCGGCCATAAACACAAAGCAGCCCTTGAGCACGCCGACAAACAGCGGCTCGCGGCCGTCGAAATCCCTGGAAATCTGGGCACCCAGCTCCGCCGTGCGCGCCTGGATCTCCTCGGCGGACAGCAGAACGGACGCAATGTCATCTCTCATATCGCTCATAGTATTCTCCCCCATATGTCTGGATCTGTTCCATTCGGATGCAGATCATGGTTTGCCCCGGCGCCGCTGCGCATTGCTCGGCAACGCCGAAACCGGCGATGGCCGCCGGCGCATCTGCCGCGCGGATGATCGGCACGCGGTCGCGCTCGGCCTGTGTCAGCCCCCGTTCGGCGAACAGGTCGCTCACGCGCTTCGTGCAGCCGCGCCCCGCCAGACGGATCCGGTCGCCCGGACGCCGCGGCGTAACAGATAGTTTATCATGGATGATCGCAGATTTAAAGCAAAAAGTGGTGAACGCGCTGTGAATTTCACGAAACGGTTCCGGCACGCCGACCGTGACGCGCAGCCCCAGCTCCGGGATCTCCGCCGTCTCACCCGGACGCAGAATGTGCGTCCCGAGCGGCGGCAGCGCCTGCGCGCCGAAAAACAGCCGCCCCTGCTCGCGCGTCACGCGCAGGCCGGGCACATCGGCATAGCCGAGCCCTTCCCCGTCACACAGCCGCTCGAGCGCCAGCAGATGCCGGCGCGACAGTTCCCGTCCGGCCGCCTGCTGCAGCGCACGCACGCACACCGGGCGCGGCAGCGCCAGCAGCTCTGCGATCGGGATGCCCTCCGCGGGCATCTGTCCAGCCAGAAAATCCGCAGCCAGCCCACTGAGAAACGCCTCGTCCTCGCGCAGGAGCGCTGCCGTGTCGGCCGCGTGCTGCACGAAGGCGGGATTCACGCTCTCGAGCGCCGGCACGGCATGGTGCCGGACGCGGTTGCGGGCATAGGCATCGGCCGCGTTCGTGCTGTCCTCCACGTGCGGGATGGCATGGGCGGTCAGGTAGGCCTCCGCCTGCGCGCGCGTCGTGTCCAGCATCGGGCGCAGGAGCTTGCCGCGCTGCGGCGGGATGCCGGTCAGGCCGCGCAGGCCGCAGCCGCGCGCGAGGTTGAGCAGCAGCGTCTCGGCGTTGTCATCCGCCGTGTGCGCCGTGGCGATCCAGTCG from Clostridiales bacterium carries:
- the tilS gene encoding tRNA lysidine(34) synthetase TilS, translating into MTIDAIMPGVRVLCAVSGGVDSMYLLHRMTALGAQRGFAVGCAHFNHGLRGAESDRDEAFVRAQCEKLGVPFYAGRGDVASVRGMGTEAAARELRYAFLAQCAQAHSYDWIATAHTADDNAETLLLNLARGCGLRGLTGIPPQRGKLLRPMLDTTRAQAEAYLTAHAIPHVEDSTNAADAYARNRVRHHAVPALESVNPAFVQHAADTAALLREDEAFLSGLAADFLAGQMPAEGIPIAELLALPRPVCVRALQQAAGRELSRRHLLALERLCDGEGLGYADVPGLRVTREQGRLFFGAQALPPLGTHILRPGETAEIPELGLRVTVGVPEPFREIHSAFTTFCFKSAIIHDKLSVTPRRPGDRIRLAGRGCTKRVSDLFAERGLTQAERDRVPIIRAADAPAAIAGFGVAEQCAAAPGQTMICIRMEQIQTYGGEYYERYER
- the hpt gene encoding hypoxanthine phosphoribosyltransferase is translated as MSDMRDDIASVLLSAEEIQARTAELGAQISRDFDGREPLFVGVLKGCFVFMADLMRSVTIPCSVDFMAVSSYGNQTTTTGAVKINKDLNQDIEGRDIILVEDILDSGVTLHYLKDYLSVRRPASITIATLLDKPARRKAPIHAAYAGFEVPDAFVVGYGLDYAEKYRNLPYIGVLKPEVYST